In the genome of Aythya fuligula isolate bAytFul2 chromosome 23, bAytFul2.pri, whole genome shotgun sequence, the window GTTCCTAAAGCCCTGAGCAGTGCCGTGACGGGGACAGGAATGCTCCTGCCACAGAAGTGCCAAACCCAATTTTAGTCCCCTCGAGCAgattcccagccctgctgtccgTGGTGTAGCTCTTTTTGTTCACACTGAGACCTTTCCCTAACTCGTTTGTTCTCCCACCCCTTTAGGAATAACCTGGACTCTGAAGACCGTGACTACGAGAGGAACAGCTCAAGGAAAAAACGAGAACCTTCCCCCAGGGAGGATGAGGAACACGACCAGGACTATTCAGAGCCtttccagccctcctgcagccagtcCTATAGCCCAGAGCACAGGGAAAAGAAGTCCAAAAGGTATTCGGGGCCTGAGAGGGCCCACGAGACTTATGACTATAGCAGCCAGGAGGATAAGGGATGGAGCAGATCTTCCCCAGTGCTCTCTTCAGATCAAGAGTACTCAGACTATGGACACGCTGCGTCTCCTGCGCCCAGCGAGAGCCCTCAGGACATGGACACAGACCCGTACGCCTCCGAGGAGCAGGAAGAACCTGCGGGATTTCATCAGAAGGCTGGGAAAGGCCACGGCTTTCAGGAGAAGCTTGGGGGAGGCCGAGAGAGGAACCCCGGGGAGTCCCACGACAAAGGGAGCGTGAGTCGGAACAAAGAGCACAAGGCTTCTCACAAGGAGAGGCAGCGACTCGACGGCCGGCTGGAGGACAGGACCTCTGCCTTCAGCCCGGAAAGGTCGCACAAGGCGGCCTTTAAAGAGCAGCTCCGAGAGAGCCCCGTGGCGGGGTGCagcaaggagaagcagaggaCGTCGGACGGCACCAGGAAGGAGAAGGGCCGAGaaagcagctcctccaggaagGAGAAGCTGCATGTGCAGCCGCACCTGGAAGAGTCCCCGGACAACCACgtgaagaagaggaagcacCAGGACCCCGAGAAAAGCAAGGTGGAAAAATCCAAGCCGGGCCTGGAGACATCGAGCAGGGAGCGGGAGAAACGGAAAGCTGAGAGTGACTCCTCAAACAGGGTGAAAGAGAAGGGGGGTTCTGGGAGCTTAAAAACTTCCGAGGGGAAGCACAAAGCCTCTGAGGCGGACAAAAAATCTGTGGGCTTTTCCTCAAgttttggggaaggggaagtgGAGGATGAGTTTGAACAACCCACGATGTCCTTTGAGTCGTACCTCAGTTATGACCAgccccagaaaaagaaaaagaaagtggcCAAGCCCTCCGTGCCAGCCGGGGACAAAGACCAAGGGCACAGCAAACAGAACGGATCCAAAGCCAGTACCAAGAGCTCGAGCTCGAGTCGGAAGAGCCCAAGCCACAAACGGACGAGtgagaaaaaggcagagaagaaacaaCCAGAGGCTCCTAAACCAAACAGGGTAAGGCTCGGAAGGATCCCAGGGGAGTGACACAGATGGGGTCGGGGTCGGCTGTCCTCGGCCCTCTGCTGTCTGGGGCTCGTTATCTCCCCCCGAggtgctgggcagtgctgtgcATCGGGCTAAAACTGTCAGTTTGTGTTATCTTCGTCAGTGCTGCAGTTTTGTTAACTAAATCTGTTGGTCTGAAGAAATGGGAGAATTGGTGATACAATGCAGCTGGTTCTAGAAGCCTGACCCTGTGTGAGAACCTGGCAACCAAGGCGTGCTTCTGTCTGTTCCTTGCCTCCTGGATGCCAAGGCTGTGTGTAGAAGCACGGGTTAGAGTGTAAAACCATTCCTACTTAGCCTTTTTACTCAACTTTGAAACTTTTTGGAGTAAACTCCTCCAAAAGTGTTAATCTTAGCAGCATTTCACAATCCTCCCTTGCCGTTCGTTCTAACAAGCATTCAGTGCAGAGGCTCCAGCTTTTCCCCCGGTGCGTGAGgttcccctcccctccaccaCTGCTGAACCTTCTGtaggaggggaggaggaaggaaagagacgGGACAGGTGAGCGAGTGCTTGGGTCAGGAGCTTTTGGCAGCttcctcttctgtgtttttgttgtgttttttttaacctttgcaTTGTTCATCTGACCGGGGCTCTTGTCAGAGTCCTTCAGTGCTGAATTCAGCAGGTGAGGCTGTTACAGAGGGTTCTGGGTGGTTCCCACCCTGCATTTTGGCTCCGTGTGGCAGCGCAGGCAGTCACAGCGATGTGGCAGGAGCACTGCCCACCCGGGCTGCTCCCTGGAGCCGGCTGAGCAGCGCCGTGCTTACCTGGGGCACCAAACTGAGTGCAGGTCCTGCTGGGCTGCGCTGGCAGGGCCTAACGCTCACGGCTTACTGCGTGTCCGTCCTCTCCCCCCAGATCCTCTTAGATGTGGTGCCAACGTTGCCAGACATCCCGCTGCCCCCCATCCAGGCCAACTACCGCCCTCTCCCCTCAATCGAGTCCATCACCTGCTCCCAGACGAAAAGGAAAGGTAGGGTGGGAGGAAATGGGTTTGGGacgggctgcaggcagggggaggGTGGCAGCTGGGCTCGGCTCGTGCTGGGGGCCGGTGCCCTGTCTGATGCCCGGAGCCTGGGCTGGAGCAGTCGAAAGCCTCAGAGGGGCCTTCggagctcctctgctccccctgcccgACCACCTCAGGGAGATATTTGCTGACCCTCCCTGGGGCTTTGGCCTCACTCTCCCTGAAGTGGTGGCAGGGCTCCGGGAGGACTCGGTCCTTGTTGGGTCCATCAGTCTGCTTCTGGCTGGCTCTGGCTCGTCCCCTGTGCCGTTCGTCGGG includes:
- the ELOA gene encoding elongin-A isoform X1, with the protein product MAESVLEVVGRLQSRLAGSSEPKKLLKSLKRLSELPITVDILVETGVGKTVNGLRKHELVGDFAKNLVARWKKLVPVPQEADRNNLDSEDRDYERNSSRKKREPSPREDEEHDQDYSEPFQPSCSQSYSPEHREKKSKRYSGPERAHETYDYSSQEDKGWSRSSPVLSSDQEYSDYGHAASPAPSESPQDMDTDPYASEEQEEPAGFHQKAGKGHGFQEKLGGGRERNPGESHDKGSVSRNKEHKASHKERQRLDGRLEDRTSAFSPERSHKAAFKEQLRESPVAGCSKEKQRTSDGTRKEKGRESSSSRKEKLHVQPHLEESPDNHVKKRKHQDPEKSKVEKSKPGLETSSREREKRKAESDSSNRVKEKGGSGSLKTSEGKHKASEADKKSVGFSSSFGEGEVEDEFEQPTMSFESYLSYDQPQKKKKKVAKPSVPAGDKDQGHSKQNGSKASTKSSSSSRKSPSHKRTSEKKAEKKQPEAPKPNRILLDVVPTLPDIPLPPIQANYRPLPSIESITCSQTKRKAVSSPVEESEAGFTGRRLNSKMQVYSGSKTAYLPKMMTLHEQCIRVLSNNIDSIYEVGGVPFSVLEPVLERCTPEQLYRIEECNHVLIEDTDQLWHNHCLRDFKNEKPEEFESWREMYLRLHDAREQRLLMLARNIGSAHANKPKGRVAKMAFVNSAVKPPRDVRRRQEKFGTGGALLPEKTKVKPVFCTSGKSHARVSEEQSYDGPSTSSAHSVPSSGSTFPSYDPRKPPVKKIAPMMAKTIKAFKNRFSRR
- the ELOA gene encoding elongin-A isoform X2, whose amino-acid sequence is MAESVLEVVGRLQSRLAGSSEPKKLLKSLKRLSELPITVDILVETGVGKTVNGLRKHELVGDFAKNLVARWKKLVPVPQEADRNNLDSEDRDYERNSSRKKREPSPREDEEHDQDYSEPFQPSCSQSYSPEHREKKSKRYSGPERAHETYDYSSQEDKGWSRSSPVLSSDQEYSDYGHAASPAPSESPQDMDTDPYASEEQEEPAGFHQKAGKGHGFQEKLGGGRERNPGESHDKGSVSRNKEHKASHKERQRLDGRLEDRTSAFSPERSHKAAFKEQLRESPVAGCSKEKQRTSDGTRKEKGRESSSSRKEKLHVQPHLEESPDNHVKKRKHQDPEKSKVEKSKPGLETSSREREKRKAESDSSNRVKEKGGSGSLKTSEGKHKASEADKKSVGFSSSFGEGEVEDEFEQPTMSFESYLSYDQPQKKKKKVAKPSVPAGDKDQGHSKQNGSKASTKSSSSSRKSPSHKRTSEKKAEKKQPEAPKPNRILLDVVPTLPDIPLPPIQANYRPLPSIESITCSQTKRKVSSPVEESEAGFTGRRLNSKMQVYSGSKTAYLPKMMTLHEQCIRVLSNNIDSIYEVGGVPFSVLEPVLERCTPEQLYRIEECNHVLIEDTDQLWHNHCLRDFKNEKPEEFESWREMYLRLHDAREQRLLMLARNIGSAHANKPKGRVAKMAFVNSAVKPPRDVRRRQEKFGTGGALLPEKTKVKPVFCTSGKSHARVSEEQSYDGPSTSSAHSVPSSGSTFPSYDPRKPPVKKIAPMMAKTIKAFKNRFSRR